In a single window of the Elaeis guineensis isolate ETL-2024a chromosome 4, EG11, whole genome shotgun sequence genome:
- the LOC105060836 gene encoding rop guanine nucleotide exchange factor 14 isoform X1 — MRRLVCCRRRTKDFSLDFEEQERVMTYSGLESCIINSCSYDNETGSSGMSGADGCATIDSLDEDASSCSSSKDAIGSSFSSQCLMSSKQEEQTLDEWDTFHSLHHLGVKGKAPVTYNMDVSDVKVMKERFAKLLLGEDVSGGAKGISTALALSNAITNLSASVFGELWKLEPLSEERKSRWHREMDWLLSPTNYMVELVPAKQNGTNGQMLEIMTPKARSDVHMTLPALQKLDSMLTEVLDSMVETEFWYVEDGSRAEGRSRCGGIRQSKKWWLPSPRVPDSGLSPSQRRRLGFQGKIVHQVLKAAKSINEQVLHQMSIPDAIKDALPKSGKTSLGEGVYQAIAVESISVEEILLSLNLTSEHKVLETVNRLEGAVFAWKQRMAEETSKRSPMRYAWYFGRDFGLELEKTVVCSERAEALLQILKIRFPNLPQSFIDVTKVRYNKDVGYSIVEAYSRVLVGLAFSMLSRIGDILQEDDLKKPATPIATLKFDFTSDVYLAGITETPPGHIKRSLIEQMNMVDGRYSKDNESKAMEEPFLDDSRPNF; from the exons GGGTGATGACATACAGCGGCCTTGAGAGCTGCATCATCAACAGTTGCTCCTATGATAATGAGACTGGAAGCAGCGGCATGAGTGGAGCTGATGGCTGTGCTACCATTGACTCCCTCGATGAGGATGCCTCAAGCTGCTCTTCTAGCAAAGATGCCATAGGCTCCTCCTTCTCCTCCCAATGCCTGATGTCAAGCAAGCAGGAGGAGCAAACTCTTGATGAATGGGACACCTTCCACAGCCTCCATCATCTCGGTGTCAAAGGAAAAGCCCCAGTTACTTACAATATGGATGTCTCAGACGTCAAGGTTATGAAGGAGAGGTTTGCAAAGCTATTGCTTGGTGAAGACGTGTCAGGTGGGGCCAAAGGGATTAGCACTGCTCTTGCATTGTCTAATGCCATAACAAATCTCTCAG CATCAGTTTTTGGGGAGTTGTGGAAATTGGAACCTTTATCTGAAGAAAGAAAAAGCAGGTGGCATAGGGAAATGGACTGGTTGCTCTCCCCTACCAACTACATGGTTGAGCTGGTTCCTGCAAAGCAAAATGGCACTAATGGGCAGATGTTAGAG ATAATGACCCCCAAAGCCCGTTCGGATGTTCATATGACCCTTCCTGCCCTTCAAAAGCTTGATTCGATGCTAACT GAAGTATTAGATTCAATGGTGGAAACGGAATTTTGGTATGTGGAAGATGGTAGCAGAGCTGAAGGGCGGAGCCGATGTGGTGGTATTAGGCAGAGCAAGAAATGGTGGCTCCCATCTCCTCGGGTCCCTGACAGTGGACTCTCCCCTTCTCAAAGAAGGCGGCTTGGTTTCCAGGGGAAGATTGTTCATCAAGTCCTCAAGGCTGCTAAATCAATCAATGAACAGGTCTTGCACCAAATGTCCATTCCAGATGCTATCAAAGATGCCCTTCCAAAG TCAGGGAAAACTAGTTTGGGAGAAGGTGTCTACCAAGCTATAGCTGTAGAATCCATTTCAGTCGAGGAAATCCTGCTCTCTCTCAATTTGACAAGTGAACACAAAGTCCTCGAGACTGTGAACCGATTGGAGGGTGCAGTGTTTGCATGGAAGCAGAGAATGGCTGAAGAAACAAGCAAGAGATCGCCAATGCGGTATGCATGGTACTTTGGGAGAGATTTTGGGTTGGAACTTGAAAAGACGGTAGTATGTTCGGAAAGAGCTGAAGCACTACTGCAAATTCTGAAGATCAGATTTCCAAACCTTCCTCAATCCTTCATTGATGTCACCAAGGTGCGATACAACAAG GATGTTGGTTATTCCATTGTTGAAGCTTATTCCAGGGTTCTTGTAGGCCTGGCCTTCAGCATGCTGTCCAGAATAGGAGACATCTTGCAGGAGGATGACTTGAAGAAGCCCGCTACTCCCATTGCCACTCTCAAGTTTGATTTCACTTCTGACGTATATCTTGCTGGGATCACTGAAACTCCACCAGGTCATATTAAGCGCTCTCTCATTGAACAAATGAACATGGTAGACGGGCGCTACAGCAAAGATAATGAAAGTAAGGCTATGGAGGAACCTTTCTTGGATGACAGTCGACCGAATTTTTAA
- the LOC105060836 gene encoding rop guanine nucleotide exchange factor 14 isoform X2 gives MRRLVCCRRRTKDFSLDFEEQERVMTYSGLESCIINSCSYDNETGSSGMSGADGCATIDSLDEDASSCSSSKDAIGSSFSSQCLMSSKQEEQTLDEWDTFHSLHHLGVKGKAPVTYNMDVSDVKVMKERFAKLLLGEDVSGGAKGISTALALSNAITNLSASVFGELWKLEPLSEERKSRWHREMDWLLSPTNYMVELVPAKQNGTNGQMLEIMTPKARSDVHMTLPALQKLDSMLTEVLDSMVETEFWYVEDGSRAEGRSRCGGIRQSKKWWLPSPRVPDSGLSPSQRRRLGFQGKIVHQVLKAAKSINEQVLHQMSIPDAIKDALPKSGKTSLGEGVYQAIAVESISVEEILLSLNLTSEHKVLETVNRLEGAVFAWKQRMAEETSKRSPMRYAWYFGRDFGLELEKTVVCSERAEALLQILKIRFPNLPQSFIDVTKVRYNKAWPSACCPE, from the exons GGGTGATGACATACAGCGGCCTTGAGAGCTGCATCATCAACAGTTGCTCCTATGATAATGAGACTGGAAGCAGCGGCATGAGTGGAGCTGATGGCTGTGCTACCATTGACTCCCTCGATGAGGATGCCTCAAGCTGCTCTTCTAGCAAAGATGCCATAGGCTCCTCCTTCTCCTCCCAATGCCTGATGTCAAGCAAGCAGGAGGAGCAAACTCTTGATGAATGGGACACCTTCCACAGCCTCCATCATCTCGGTGTCAAAGGAAAAGCCCCAGTTACTTACAATATGGATGTCTCAGACGTCAAGGTTATGAAGGAGAGGTTTGCAAAGCTATTGCTTGGTGAAGACGTGTCAGGTGGGGCCAAAGGGATTAGCACTGCTCTTGCATTGTCTAATGCCATAACAAATCTCTCAG CATCAGTTTTTGGGGAGTTGTGGAAATTGGAACCTTTATCTGAAGAAAGAAAAAGCAGGTGGCATAGGGAAATGGACTGGTTGCTCTCCCCTACCAACTACATGGTTGAGCTGGTTCCTGCAAAGCAAAATGGCACTAATGGGCAGATGTTAGAG ATAATGACCCCCAAAGCCCGTTCGGATGTTCATATGACCCTTCCTGCCCTTCAAAAGCTTGATTCGATGCTAACT GAAGTATTAGATTCAATGGTGGAAACGGAATTTTGGTATGTGGAAGATGGTAGCAGAGCTGAAGGGCGGAGCCGATGTGGTGGTATTAGGCAGAGCAAGAAATGGTGGCTCCCATCTCCTCGGGTCCCTGACAGTGGACTCTCCCCTTCTCAAAGAAGGCGGCTTGGTTTCCAGGGGAAGATTGTTCATCAAGTCCTCAAGGCTGCTAAATCAATCAATGAACAGGTCTTGCACCAAATGTCCATTCCAGATGCTATCAAAGATGCCCTTCCAAAG TCAGGGAAAACTAGTTTGGGAGAAGGTGTCTACCAAGCTATAGCTGTAGAATCCATTTCAGTCGAGGAAATCCTGCTCTCTCTCAATTTGACAAGTGAACACAAAGTCCTCGAGACTGTGAACCGATTGGAGGGTGCAGTGTTTGCATGGAAGCAGAGAATGGCTGAAGAAACAAGCAAGAGATCGCCAATGCGGTATGCATGGTACTTTGGGAGAGATTTTGGGTTGGAACTTGAAAAGACGGTAGTATGTTCGGAAAGAGCTGAAGCACTACTGCAAATTCTGAAGATCAGATTTCCAAACCTTCCTCAATCCTTCATTGATGTCACCAAGGTGCGATACAACAAG GCCTGGCCTTCAGCATGCTGTCCAGAATAG